Sequence from the Methanobrevibacter arboriphilus genome:
TATAAACTATATCATAAATTAATTATCATTATAAATTTCATTATAAACTATCTTTATTAAACAATTTTTATTATAAACTATCTGTTTATAGTTAATTCTTTTATAATTAATAATATTTTTAATAATTAAAATATAATAAAAAAAAGTTCAAATCATATGAACATTATTAAATTATATTAAATATATTAAATTATATTATATTACTCGATTAATTAGAATTATGCTCTAATTAATGTAGCTCTAGATCCATATGCTTTATCTTTACCAGAACTTCCACAATAATCAGCATCACAGTATTTACAAGTTAATTCTTTCTCATAAACGCCTTTTGGATTTATTACTAATCCTCCATACTTTCCACATAAAGGACAGTAGTTTTCCCAAGTATTTGTAGTCCATTTATAAGGAAGTCCAGTTCCACCAGCACTTGGTAATGATGTGATAGTTATTGTATTTTTAGTTGTTGTATTTTTTGAAGATTCATAACTGTCTGTTGAAGATTTATGATTATTTGAAGATTTTTTAGACTCATCATAGGAATTATCTAAATTTTTAGACTTATTATCAGAAATATTTGATTTTTTAGATTTTTCAGTGTTAATATTAGACTTTTCAGATTTTACTGAATCACTAGAAGATTTCTTTAAAGAAGAATCTTTAGAAACTGATTTATCACTAGATTTTTTATCATTAGATTTAAGATTTTTAGAATCACTAGTCATTTTTTTAGAACTATCTACTACATTAGAATCATAATTTTTATTATAATTTTTTAAATAACCTAATTTTTTTAAATAAGAAGATGTTACTTCATCAACAATTCCATTAGTCTTTAAACCATTTTCAGCTTGAAATATTTCTACTGCTTTTTTAGTATAAGGACCAAAATCACCATCAATTTTTCCAATGTAAAATCCACCAGAATAAAGGGCTTTTTGAAGTGAAACAACATTTTCACCACTATCACCAAACTTTAACGTATGATCAATAGTTTTTGAATTATTTGAAACTTTATCATCGGAGATAGAAGTTCCATTTTTAGTATTTGGCATTTCTTGAGTAGCTGAAACAGATACTATGGAAAATGCTACACAGATAATAAATACTGCGTAATATATTTTATTTAAATTAAT
This genomic interval carries:
- a CDS encoding peptidoglycan-binding domain-containing protein; this encodes MEAENINLNKIYYAVFIICVAFSIVSVSATQEMPNTKNGTSISDDKVSNNSKTIDHTLKFGDSGENVVSLQKALYSGGFYIGKIDGDFGPYTKKAVEIFQAENGLKTNGIVDEVTSSYLKKLGYLKNYNKNYDSNVVDSSKKMTSDSKNLKSNDKKSSDKSVSKDSSLKKSSSDSVKSEKSNINTEKSKKSNISDNKSKNLDNSYDESKKSSNNHKSSTDSYESSKNTTTKNTITITSLPSAGGTGLPYKWTTNTWENYCPLCGKYGGLVINPKGVYEKELTCKYCDADYCGSSGKDKAYGSRATLIRA